In a single window of the Delftia tsuruhatensis genome:
- a CDS encoding autotransporter assembly complex protein TamA has translation MPKLPPATAPARGPAFLFLLSAALMLGGCSLLPSKDEETDPSLVTEATGDPAFSLVVDAPKEVRELLEKHLELRRYRYQSDLQRRELTRLLGATDANVRDLIGTLGYFSPTVTVEIKETPDSGEAPLEVTVKVDPGEAATIARSQLRFAGVNADDPDGASQRATIESQWPLQPGQRFSQSAWGQAKSQGLRTLQSRRYPLARIDSSLADIDADTHEADVSVAYAPGPAYTFGPLRIEGAQRYDPVGTARIARLPEGEEYDQTALVDAQLRLASSGYYDSVFLTLADVPQQGESATEDEEAIKRKGAQVTTPVIAQVREAQLQKWVFGVGMSTDTGPRLSVDHIHNRLPWLGWRAVTRMRFDRKNPLISTQWTALPDETLWRWFTTAKAERAPSGDFDVNSLQLRAGRTKSEDHIDRNYYLQYDYAKTQGEGAPPSSSSVTANYGWTGRYFDSTLAPSSGFGFAWEVGAGTTLTPQRTPFGRVSGRWLSLIPIGEVDPETKRRSRLALRASGGALLARKDADLPVTQLFITGGDNTVRGYGYQSIGARTDSGKVIGGRYMAVGSIEWQRPIVIKGNTQDWEHAIFLDAGTVGDAPDSMYMRVGVGTGLRWRSPVGPVQADIAWGAQEKQLRLHLRLGFNF, from the coding sequence ATGCCCAAGCTCCCCCCCGCAACTGCGCCGGCCCGAGGGCCGGCGTTTTTGTTCCTGCTGAGTGCAGCCCTGATGCTCGGTGGCTGCAGCCTCCTGCCCTCCAAGGACGAGGAAACAGACCCGTCGCTGGTGACCGAAGCCACCGGAGACCCGGCCTTTTCCCTGGTCGTCGATGCCCCCAAGGAAGTACGCGAGCTGCTGGAAAAGCACCTCGAACTGCGCCGCTACCGCTACCAGAGCGATCTGCAGCGGCGCGAACTCACGCGCCTGCTGGGCGCCACCGATGCCAACGTGCGCGATCTGATCGGCACGCTGGGCTACTTCAGCCCCACGGTCACGGTAGAGATCAAGGAGACGCCCGACTCCGGGGAGGCGCCGCTGGAGGTCACCGTCAAGGTGGACCCCGGCGAGGCGGCCACCATCGCACGCAGCCAGCTGCGTTTTGCCGGCGTCAACGCCGACGACCCCGACGGTGCCTCGCAGCGCGCCACCATCGAAAGCCAGTGGCCGCTGCAGCCCGGCCAGCGCTTCAGCCAGTCCGCCTGGGGCCAGGCCAAGAGCCAGGGCCTGCGCACCCTGCAATCGAGGCGCTACCCGCTGGCGCGCATCGACTCCAGCCTGGCCGACATCGACGCCGACACGCACGAGGCCGACGTCAGCGTGGCCTACGCGCCCGGCCCGGCCTACACCTTCGGCCCGCTGCGCATCGAAGGCGCCCAGCGCTACGACCCCGTGGGCACGGCGCGCATCGCCCGCCTGCCCGAAGGCGAGGAATACGACCAGACCGCCCTGGTCGATGCCCAGTTGCGCCTGGCCAGCAGCGGCTACTACGACTCGGTCTTCCTCACGCTGGCAGATGTGCCGCAGCAGGGCGAAAGCGCCACCGAGGACGAGGAGGCCATCAAGCGCAAGGGTGCCCAGGTGACCACCCCCGTCATCGCCCAGGTGCGCGAGGCCCAGTTGCAAAAATGGGTCTTCGGCGTGGGCATGAGCACGGACACCGGCCCGCGCCTGAGCGTGGACCACATCCACAACCGCCTGCCCTGGCTGGGCTGGCGCGCCGTCACGCGCATGCGCTTCGACCGCAAGAACCCGCTGATCTCCACGCAGTGGACCGCCCTGCCCGATGAAACCCTGTGGCGCTGGTTCACCACGGCCAAGGCCGAGCGCGCACCCTCGGGCGACTTCGATGTCAACAGCCTGCAGCTGCGCGCCGGCCGCACCAAGTCCGAGGACCACATCGACCGCAACTACTACCTGCAGTACGACTACGCCAAGACCCAGGGCGAGGGCGCGCCCCCCTCCAGCTCGTCGGTCACGGCCAACTACGGCTGGACCGGGCGCTACTTCGACAGCACGCTGGCGCCCTCCTCGGGCTTCGGCTTTGCCTGGGAGGTGGGCGCGGGCACCACGCTCACGCCCCAGCGCACGCCGTTCGGTCGCGTCTCGGGCCGCTGGCTCAGCCTGATTCCCATCGGCGAGGTCGATCCCGAAACCAAGCGCCGCAGCCGCCTGGCGCTGCGCGCATCGGGCGGCGCCTTGCTGGCACGCAAGGATGCCGACCTGCCCGTCACGCAACTGTTCATCACCGGCGGCGACAACACCGTGCGCGGCTACGGCTACCAGAGCATCGGCGCGCGTACCGACAGCGGCAAGGTCATCGGCGGGCGCTACATGGCCGTGGGCAGCATCGAATGGCAGCGGCCCATCGTCATCAAGGGCAACACCCAGGACTGGGAGCACGCCATCTTCCTGGACGCAGGCACCGTCGGCGATGCGCCCGACTCCATGTACATGCGCGTGGGCGTGGGCACCGGCCTGCGCTGGCGCAGCCCCGTGGGCCCCGTGCAGGCCGACATCGCCTGGGGTGCCCAGGAAAAGCAATTGCGCCTGCACCTGCGCCTGGGCTTCAACTTCTGA